In one window of Kosmotoga pacifica DNA:
- a CDS encoding IclR family transcriptional regulator, protein MQSLERFISILESFSTEKPELSLGELVEKTNLPKPTVYRIAEAMVKYNILNKDRKTLRYKIGVRLFELGSIYLASMELRDLAFPYLDWLHQQTGESIHLGILDGNEVVSIEGLESAHSLRLKVWIGKRAPLHCTAIGKAILAFLPPDRQDRIISKISLNAFTKRTITTRGKLKTELQKIKEEGLAWDLGEHEEGIQCIGAPVFDRKGEVVASVSISGPAVRMTEQKIKEYIPLLLKATNDISKKLGYSS, encoded by the coding sequence TTGCAATCACTGGAACGTTTTATAAGCATTCTGGAATCTTTTAGTACTGAAAAACCCGAACTCAGTCTCGGGGAACTCGTTGAAAAAACTAACCTGCCAAAACCCACAGTTTATCGTATTGCGGAAGCGATGGTGAAATACAATATCCTTAACAAAGATAGAAAGACACTGCGATATAAAATCGGTGTCAGACTGTTTGAGCTGGGGAGCATCTATCTGGCATCGATGGAACTAAGGGATCTCGCATTTCCTTATCTGGACTGGCTTCACCAGCAAACTGGAGAATCAATTCACCTCGGTATTCTTGATGGAAATGAGGTTGTTTCAATAGAAGGGCTTGAAAGTGCCCATTCCCTGCGTTTAAAAGTATGGATAGGAAAGCGCGCTCCACTCCACTGTACAGCCATAGGAAAAGCAATCTTAGCCTTTTTGCCACCCGATAGACAGGACAGAATCATCTCGAAAATCTCACTGAACGCATTTACTAAAAGAACGATAACCACCAGAGGGAAATTGAAAACTGAACTGCAAAAAATTAAAGAAGAGGGACTGGCCTGGGACCTCGGCGAGCATGAAGAAGGCATTCAATGTATAGGAGCACCGGTTTTTGACAGAAAAGGCGAAGTCGTTGCTTCTGTAAGCATCTCCGGTCCCGCTGTGAGAATGACAGAGCAGAAAATCAAAGAGTACATACCGCTTCTTCTCAAAGCAACCAACGACATTTCAAAAAAGCTGGGGTATTCTTCATAA
- a CDS encoding TRAP transporter small permease has protein sequence MKKLFLRLIDLIEVHFASLVLFTLFLSMFFQVILRYVFNYPSPVLFEISGYTFIWVVFLGAPLARRYKSHIRFNILYEKLPRKGQLIIDLIMDIIFNIGMLITLFPVLENFGWYKYLRSDVLRIPWTYLLLCFPLFIFLILLHNSVWIYRELRELITGKASEMEEKPWE, from the coding sequence ATGAAGAAATTGTTCCTCCGGTTGATAGATCTGATCGAAGTGCACTTTGCCTCTCTGGTATTATTTACACTCTTTTTGAGTATGTTTTTTCAGGTAATCTTGAGATATGTTTTCAACTATCCTTCTCCCGTTCTCTTTGAAATATCGGGTTATACGTTCATCTGGGTGGTATTTTTGGGAGCTCCCCTCGCAAGAAGGTACAAATCCCACATTCGTTTCAACATATTGTACGAAAAGCTGCCCAGAAAAGGGCAGTTGATCATCGATCTCATCATGGACATTATCTTCAATATCGGTATGCTTATCACACTCTTTCCTGTTCTAGAAAATTTTGGTTGGTATAAATACCTTAGGTCAGACGTGCTTAGAATTCCATGGACTTACCTACTATTATGTTTCCCTCTGTTTATTTTTCTCATTCTGCTACACAACTCAGTCTGGATCTATAGAGAATTAAGGGAACTCATAACAGGAAAAGCTAGTGAAATGGAGGAAAAACCATGGGAGTAA
- the dapA gene encoding 4-hydroxy-tetrahydrodipicolinate synthase, with the protein MNIVEKFGRVLIPMCTPFKEDHSIDYDLAKKVARYLIDKKYCDSIIVAGTNGEFYTFTFEERVKLFEAIKDEVGDEIPLIAGTGTAFTGDTIKLTQEAERIGYDAAMVIVPYFSRPTQEGIFHHFSEVCENTSLPVMVYNIPLFTGANISPQTLSDLASRYENIVAVKDEAGINPLQASEFIRVTNGKVAVYSGDDLMVLAVLSQGGVGVVSGGSHVIGDLMHEVIDDFLSGKTKEAVALFKSLYKLFSAFFGKNRRLENPLPAVKAAFELESGLPVSRVRPPLMELSADEINTIKEALKNIGKL; encoded by the coding sequence ATGAACATCGTGGAGAAGTTCGGAAGGGTTCTTATTCCTATGTGCACACCTTTCAAAGAAGATCATAGCATCGATTATGATCTTGCAAAGAAGGTGGCAAGGTATCTTATCGACAAGAAATATTGCGATTCCATCATCGTTGCGGGAACCAATGGAGAATTTTACACGTTCACTTTCGAGGAAAGGGTGAAACTTTTCGAAGCAATAAAAGACGAAGTAGGTGACGAAATACCCCTTATAGCCGGTACCGGCACAGCATTTACAGGAGACACCATCAAATTGACCCAGGAAGCTGAGCGTATTGGTTACGATGCGGCCATGGTTATAGTACCTTACTTCTCAAGACCGACACAGGAAGGGATCTTCCACCACTTTTCCGAGGTATGCGAGAATACATCTCTTCCGGTGATGGTCTATAACATCCCTCTCTTTACCGGCGCAAATATTTCTCCACAAACCCTTAGTGATCTTGCTTCACGATACGAAAATATTGTTGCAGTAAAAGATGAGGCAGGTATAAACCCTCTACAGGCTTCGGAATTCATAAGAGTAACAAACGGAAAGGTAGCAGTCTATTCCGGGGACGATCTCATGGTGCTTGCGGTTCTAAGCCAGGGAGGAGTGGGAGTTGTCAGTGGTGGCTCTCACGTGATCGGAGATCTAATGCATGAAGTGATAGATGATTTTCTCTCTGGTAAAACCAAAGAGGCAGTGGCGTTATTTAAATCCCTTTACAAGCTTTTCAGTGCCTTCTTTGGTAAAAATCGGAGACTGGAGAATCCTCTACCAGCGGTTAAGGCTGCTTTTGAGCTAGAATCGGGATTACCCGTTTCCCGGGTAAGGCCACCGTTAATGGAACTTTCAGCTGATGAAATTAATACAATAAAAGAAGCTCTAAAGAATATTGGAAAACTGTAA
- a CDS encoding carbohydrate ABC transporter permease — protein MEFSSHKKRKTKPQSLIVDIFIWIFLIGFATIILAPLVFMFTASLMPSSDVMRLPYPWIPKTFYWQNFWQAIRGNDGSFIYIRNIMNSIIVATTVTVSTVLLAAFTGYGLAKFPFKGRKIIFLLIMTTMMIPFEAIMIPLYLIVTSFNWQDSYAGLIVPFLTNAFGVFLMRQYLITFPDEIIDAARIDGASEFSIFWRIIMPNSLPAVATLAILTFRSQWDNLLWPLLIVQSEEMKTIPLYIIKFSSEKYTNEGAMMAVAVIASLPMFIMFFTLSKHFLSGSTLFSSRKG, from the coding sequence ATGGAATTCTCTTCCCACAAAAAGAGGAAAACCAAACCCCAATCTTTGATTGTTGACATATTTATATGGATATTTCTCATAGGTTTTGCCACGATAATACTCGCTCCTCTCGTCTTCATGTTTACAGCCTCTCTGATGCCTTCCAGCGATGTCATGAGGCTTCCTTACCCATGGATACCGAAAACTTTCTACTGGCAGAACTTCTGGCAAGCTATACGTGGGAATGATGGCTCATTCATATACATCCGGAATATCATGAACTCCATTATCGTTGCCACGACAGTAACAGTGAGTACCGTTCTGCTGGCAGCATTTACCGGTTATGGATTAGCAAAGTTCCCTTTCAAAGGCAGAAAAATCATTTTTCTTTTGATAATGACAACGATGATGATCCCCTTCGAAGCCATAATGATACCACTTTACCTGATCGTGACCAGCTTCAACTGGCAGGACTCATATGCAGGACTAATAGTCCCATTCCTCACAAATGCTTTTGGTGTATTCCTGATGAGACAGTATTTAATCACCTTTCCCGATGAGATAATTGATGCCGCAAGGATCGATGGTGCAAGCGAATTCAGCATTTTTTGGAGAATTATTATGCCAAACAGTTTACCAGCTGTGGCAACGTTGGCGATTCTCACTTTCAGATCTCAGTGGGATAATCTCCTTTGGCCGTTATTAATAGTCCAGAGCGAAGAGATGAAGACCATACCCCTGTATATAATCAAGTTTTCCTCGGAAAAATACACGAATGAAGGAGCGATGATGGCTGTTGCTGTGATCGCGAGTCTTCCGATGTTCATTATGTTTTTCACATTATCGAAGCATTTTTTAAGTGGTTCGACGCTCTTTTCTTCCAGGAAAGGATGA
- a CDS encoding sialic acid TRAP transporter substrate-binding protein SiaP, translating into MSNVRRLVLFAVVLTLLSVVILAGDPTYVLRFNTVAAPTQPQVLAMQKFAEVVKELSGGKIIVQVFHSGQLGDQKTSLLGVMRGDLEMAGDGGPSWFADLGNMPEFGVFGAAYVFRNIDHMYSVMLGPIGQEYFDKLAKKSGLRVLDVWYLGTRELNLTAKAGAVRKPEDLKGIKLRMPNNETFLDMGRALGAMPTPMGFGEVYLGLKTGTIDGQDNPLPTDLAAKFVEVTKYIVLTDHSIGMICPVINEKLWQSMPEKYRVYIKQAMRVARYYMNSIVLEQEAKLLGQFVDEYNMEIIIPDKDAFMKRAAEYYSQPRFDKKWGEGMYRKIQMYPYTE; encoded by the coding sequence ATGTCAAACGTCAGAAGGTTAGTTTTGTTTGCCGTGGTGTTAACGCTTCTGAGCGTTGTGATTCTCGCAGGAGATCCAACATACGTGTTGAGATTCAATACAGTTGCTGCACCAACGCAACCCCAGGTTCTTGCTATGCAAAAATTTGCCGAAGTCGTTAAAGAGTTGAGCGGAGGGAAGATCATCGTCCAGGTCTTCCACTCAGGACAGTTGGGTGATCAGAAGACCTCGCTGCTGGGCGTCATGCGAGGCGACTTGGAAATGGCAGGTGACGGTGGTCCGTCGTGGTTTGCAGATCTCGGTAACATGCCAGAGTTTGGCGTATTTGGAGCAGCTTATGTCTTCAGAAATATCGATCACATGTATTCAGTAATGCTCGGCCCAATAGGTCAGGAATACTTTGACAAGCTGGCCAAAAAATCGGGACTGAGAGTTCTCGATGTTTGGTACCTCGGCACGAGGGAATTGAACCTCACTGCAAAAGCAGGGGCGGTTAGAAAACCGGAAGACTTGAAGGGTATCAAGCTGAGGATGCCTAACAACGAAACATTCCTCGATATGGGTCGTGCACTCGGCGCGATGCCGACACCAATGGGATTTGGAGAAGTCTATCTCGGACTGAAAACCGGCACCATTGATGGGCAGGACAATCCGTTACCAACAGACCTGGCCGCAAAGTTCGTCGAGGTCACGAAATATATAGTGCTCACCGATCACTCAATCGGGATGATTTGCCCTGTGATTAATGAAAAACTGTGGCAGAGCATGCCGGAAAAATACAGGGTTTACATCAAACAGGCCATGAGAGTAGCGCGTTACTACATGAACTCTATCGTTCTTGAACAAGAAGCGAAATTGCTCGGACAGTTCGTCGATGAATACAACATGGAAATAATCATCCCCGATAAAGATGCTTTCATGAAACGTGCTGCTGAATACTACTCCCAGCCAAGATTTGACAAAAAATGGGGAGAAGGCATGTACAGGAAAATCCAAATGTATCCCTACACTGAATAA
- a CDS encoding DUF7670 domain-containing protein, with the protein MKNAIVLLRIAKVWSLISIGFIVFFMIGYAMDPNEPRPVGIEWFELSLFPMGVLVGMILSWKYARTGAVISIVCLVVFYFVEYALKGRFPGGPFFLLVSAPAFLFLIYSLMAHRQSA; encoded by the coding sequence ATGAAAAACGCCATCGTGCTCTTACGTATCGCCAAGGTCTGGAGTCTTATAAGCATAGGATTCATCGTATTCTTTATGATCGGATATGCCATGGATCCAAACGAACCCCGACCGGTTGGTATAGAATGGTTCGAACTCAGCCTATTTCCCATGGGCGTGCTAGTAGGAATGATTTTATCCTGGAAATACGCTAGAACAGGGGCGGTTATTTCCATTGTATGTCTTGTTGTGTTCTACTTCGTCGAATACGCTCTCAAAGGAAGGTTCCCTGGCGGTCCCTTCTTTCTACTTGTATCTGCCCCCGCATTTTTGTTTCTCATTTATTCGTTGATGGCTCACAGGCAGTCAGCTTGA
- a CDS encoding 3'-5' exoribonuclease YhaM family protein, whose translation MLHTGKGAFPTLSDILEKASEGVYDVENFIENRPGFFLLTNVAQKVKKTGGKYYTCTIRDSKVFQSANVWKWPENERPTAGMVAFADYTYNKFGISLKIRKLYSLNELSSHIENAENIFLPVSHDIERLKEMLIELINKVENPHLKELLEATISPEKGEIMGFFRAPAATRNHHVRIGGLLEHSVRVAELCLAAVNTLNCTLNTDLLITGALLHDVGKALTYDHENFSFDFTDAGLLEEHIVLGIKVLTKVIDKIEGFPANLERDLFHIVTSHHGLKEWGSPVVPRTLEAIIIHNCDRLEAQVDAFEELAHSVPEGSRWSDYSGMLGTKVFISEPNDDI comes from the coding sequence ATGTTACACACAGGCAAGGGAGCGTTTCCCACGTTAAGCGATATCCTAGAGAAAGCCTCTGAAGGCGTCTATGATGTCGAAAATTTCATAGAAAATCGACCTGGTTTCTTCCTTCTCACAAACGTTGCCCAGAAAGTCAAGAAAACCGGAGGAAAATATTACACCTGCACAATAAGAGACAGTAAAGTCTTCCAATCCGCAAACGTCTGGAAGTGGCCTGAAAATGAGAGACCCACCGCCGGTATGGTTGCGTTCGCCGATTACACCTACAACAAATTCGGCATTTCCTTGAAGATACGTAAACTCTACTCCCTTAACGAATTGAGTTCGCATATTGAAAATGCAGAGAACATTTTCCTTCCAGTATCACATGACATTGAGCGACTGAAAGAGATGTTAATAGAACTCATCAATAAAGTAGAAAACCCTCACCTCAAAGAATTACTCGAGGCAACCATTTCCCCAGAAAAGGGGGAAATAATGGGCTTCTTTCGAGCACCAGCTGCAACCAGAAATCATCACGTCAGGATCGGTGGTCTTTTGGAGCACAGTGTGCGTGTAGCAGAATTGTGTCTCGCAGCTGTTAACACGCTAAATTGTACTTTGAACACTGACCTGCTGATAACAGGGGCCCTCCTTCACGATGTCGGAAAGGCACTCACGTATGACCATGAAAATTTTTCCTTCGATTTCACTGATGCGGGGTTACTTGAAGAGCATATTGTTTTGGGCATTAAAGTACTGACGAAAGTCATTGATAAGATAGAAGGTTTCCCGGCTAATTTGGAACGTGACCTGTTTCATATTGTCACCAGCCATCACGGTCTGAAGGAATGGGGGTCTCCTGTTGTGCCCCGGACATTGGAAGCGATAATTATCCACAACTGCGACCGTCTTGAAGCACAGGTGGATGCATTTGAAGAACTCGCACATTCTGTTCCCGAAGGAAGCAGATGGTCTGATTATTCTGGAATGCTCGGTACAAAGGTATTCATCTCTGAACCGAATGACGATATATGA
- a CDS encoding FGGY-family carbohydrate kinase has protein sequence MDLLMGIDIGTSSTKAIVTDEKGNEIASASASYSINTPKPLWAECDAEVWLDAVLKVMAELSKKIDTTNVRAIAVSGLYGGAGVPLDAEMNPIYPTLIWMDKRAVEQTEWVKKNIGIDKLFEITGNTVDPYFGFTKMMWIHDNEPDVWEKINLFLPPKDYVIYKLTGQISTDLSSAGNIGGIFDLKKRRWSVELLKELKIPEEKLPESIVPSETVVGFLSKESAEQTGFKPGTPIVSGGVDAAVATLASGVCEEGENTAMIGTSMCWGTIHSGNHLDWHFVNFPYVIRGKELIYSFGGATTAGAIVEWFKKVFKEESLKELETVAKTVDPGAEGLTVLPFFMGERAPLWDMNIRGGIYGLSLSHGEGHIYRAFLEAIAYVLKLNVEAAKEAKIPINAGTMVVGGMSNSHLWLKIAASVLERDIYSFPISSDAPYGDCFLAGLAIGLFSDVREIKKWLPAGLRTQPTNDWIPVYKEAYTKFEKLYRGIKAGGL, from the coding sequence ATGGATCTTTTGATGGGAATAGATATAGGTACGAGTTCAACAAAGGCCATTGTGACCGACGAAAAGGGAAACGAAATAGCTTCAGCGTCTGCGAGTTACTCCATCAATACGCCAAAACCCTTATGGGCGGAATGCGACGCTGAGGTCTGGCTGGATGCCGTGCTTAAAGTCATGGCGGAGCTTTCGAAGAAAATTGACACGACCAACGTTAGGGCAATAGCGGTAAGCGGCTTGTATGGTGGTGCGGGAGTACCTTTAGATGCTGAGATGAACCCCATTTATCCCACGCTCATCTGGATGGACAAACGGGCAGTTGAGCAAACTGAATGGGTGAAAAAGAATATAGGTATCGACAAGTTGTTTGAGATCACCGGAAACACCGTGGATCCATATTTTGGATTCACGAAGATGATGTGGATTCACGATAACGAGCCCGATGTCTGGGAGAAAATAAATCTCTTTTTACCACCGAAGGATTACGTGATCTATAAGCTTACAGGACAAATTTCCACAGATCTATCCTCAGCCGGAAATATAGGGGGTATTTTTGATTTAAAAAAACGCCGCTGGTCTGTTGAGCTTCTGAAAGAGTTAAAAATACCCGAAGAGAAACTCCCTGAAAGTATCGTGCCTTCAGAGACTGTCGTTGGATTTCTTTCAAAGGAGAGCGCGGAGCAGACAGGTTTCAAACCTGGAACGCCTATTGTGTCCGGAGGTGTGGATGCAGCTGTCGCGACCCTGGCGTCAGGGGTATGTGAAGAAGGAGAAAATACGGCGATGATAGGGACTTCCATGTGCTGGGGGACGATCCACAGTGGAAACCACCTCGACTGGCATTTTGTGAATTTCCCTTATGTAATTAGGGGTAAAGAACTCATATACTCCTTCGGTGGCGCCACGACCGCCGGCGCGATAGTGGAATGGTTTAAAAAGGTCTTCAAAGAAGAAAGTTTAAAGGAGCTTGAAACAGTAGCAAAGACCGTTGACCCGGGAGCTGAAGGATTAACGGTATTGCCCTTCTTTATGGGTGAGCGGGCGCCTTTGTGGGATATGAACATACGCGGAGGTATTTACGGGCTCAGCTTGAGCCATGGGGAAGGGCACATTTACAGGGCTTTCCTTGAAGCGATAGCCTACGTTTTGAAATTAAATGTTGAGGCAGCAAAAGAGGCGAAAATCCCAATAAATGCCGGTACAATGGTCGTCGGTGGTATGTCAAACAGCCATCTGTGGTTAAAGATAGCTGCTTCAGTCCTGGAACGCGATATTTATTCGTTCCCCATATCTTCCGATGCGCCTTACGGGGATTGTTTCCTGGCGGGATTGGCTATCGGGTTGTTTAGCGACGTGAGGGAGATAAAGAAATGGTTGCCTGCAGGGTTGAGGACACAACCTACAAATGACTGGATTCCAGTATACAAAGAAGCCTACACTAAATTTGAAAAGCTGTACAGAGGTATAAAAGCTGGGGGATTATGA
- a CDS encoding carbohydrate kinase family protein, producing MANPILCAGEVLFDFLSKNPGAGLGETTLFEKRPGGSPFNIAVGLRRLGIPVAFLGKVGMDEFGDALLSYLISEGIDTRFVVRSPNTKTSLAFAAIDKHGKPVFRFYRDNAADVSLKITEIPDIDPQNFSLYHCGSISLLEEPSASTYLEIFRRFVKSGVKTSFDPNIRRSLIKNEKSYRTLLTEIIANADIIKLSDEDLEYITGEKSPEKAVNKLPIKNDTVIFVTLGSKGSLVCKDKEISHIPGYNVSVSETTGCGDSFMAAILSHMYKLDKEEIARLSITEFVKVAKFANAEAAIVATRYGAADSMPYKQEVEEFLSKQEN from the coding sequence TTGGTGAAACCACACTTTTTGAAAAAAGGCCGGGAGGTTCTCCGTTCAACATCGCGGTGGGATTACGAAGGCTTGGAATACCCGTGGCGTTTCTGGGAAAGGTAGGAATGGACGAGTTTGGGGATGCCCTTTTATCATACCTGATCTCTGAGGGAATCGATACCCGCTTCGTTGTCAGAAGCCCCAACACAAAAACCTCCCTTGCCTTTGCCGCGATAGACAAACACGGAAAACCTGTATTCAGGTTTTACCGCGACAATGCCGCGGATGTGAGTTTAAAGATAACTGAAATACCGGATATCGATCCGCAAAATTTCTCTTTGTATCACTGCGGTTCAATATCCTTACTGGAAGAACCTTCGGCAAGTACTTACCTTGAAATCTTCAGGCGATTTGTGAAGTCTGGTGTAAAAACATCCTTTGATCCTAACATAAGGAGAAGCCTTATCAAAAACGAAAAAAGCTACCGAACATTATTGACTGAAATCATTGCCAATGCTGATATTATCAAACTGAGTGATGAGGATCTGGAATACATAACAGGCGAGAAATCTCCAGAAAAAGCTGTCAATAAACTCCCCATAAAAAATGATACCGTGATATTCGTAACCCTCGGAAGTAAAGGTTCGCTGGTTTGCAAGGACAAAGAGATTTCCCATATTCCCGGCTATAATGTCAGTGTCTCCGAAACAACAGGATGTGGAGATTCATTCATGGCCGCTATCCTATCTCATATGTATAAACTGGACAAAGAAGAAATTGCGAGGCTATCTATCACGGAGTTTGTAAAAGTAGCAAAGTTTGCCAATGCTGAAGCCGCAATTGTAGCCACCAGATATGGTGCCGCAGATTCAATGCCGTATAAACAGGAAGTCGAAGAGTTTCTTTCAAAGCAGGAGAATTGA
- a CDS encoding TRAP transporter large permease has protein sequence MGVTLFLIIFGATFALGYPIAFGMIMGGIAYFIASGINLSTLTDIMAIQLQAKDVLLAVPLFILASNIMNDSEITDKIFDFVKKAMGPVRGGLGYANIVTSIIFAGISGSEIADVAGIGNIEIKAMLDDGYDGPFACAVTCASATISPVIPPSIPMVIYAMLTGASLGYLFLAGFLPGLFLGGLEMLMVYYLSKKRNYPMGTRAPFRELWKGFIRSFPGLLAPVILLVGIYGGIFTPTEAAAVVVGYVILVSAFIYKTLGPKKLYKILIKTVMNIGYISFMIAAAFVVSYVMSREQVPALLTTTFMKWGLLNSKWLLLMSANILYFILGMFIDVSAIQLVVIPMLLPLVQAAGIDLVHFGIVTTLNLMLALDTPPYGQTGYITSAISGTPVGEVFKEMLKYWIPLEVLALLIITYWPDFVLFLPRLFGYRG, from the coding sequence ATGGGAGTAACGCTCTTTCTTATCATATTCGGAGCTACCTTCGCGCTGGGATATCCAATAGCCTTTGGCATGATAATGGGAGGAATTGCCTATTTCATCGCCAGTGGGATAAATCTATCCACCCTTACCGACATCATGGCTATACAGCTGCAAGCGAAGGATGTTTTGCTGGCAGTGCCATTATTCATACTGGCTTCCAATATCATGAATGATTCAGAGATCACCGATAAGATCTTCGATTTCGTAAAGAAAGCCATGGGGCCCGTGAGAGGAGGCCTTGGTTACGCCAACATCGTTACAAGCATAATCTTTGCTGGGATCAGTGGTTCAGAAATTGCAGATGTGGCCGGTATCGGGAACATAGAAATCAAAGCGATGCTCGACGATGGTTACGATGGTCCCTTCGCCTGCGCGGTTACGTGCGCCTCGGCGACTATTTCTCCTGTTATCCCGCCGAGTATTCCCATGGTTATCTACGCCATGCTGACAGGCGCTTCACTCGGTTACCTCTTTCTCGCTGGCTTTTTACCCGGACTTTTCCTTGGCGGGCTTGAAATGCTCATGGTTTATTATCTTTCAAAGAAGAGAAATTATCCCATGGGTACAAGAGCTCCCTTCAGAGAATTGTGGAAAGGGTTTATTAGATCTTTCCCGGGGCTTTTGGCTCCTGTGATCCTTCTGGTAGGAATTTATGGAGGAATCTTCACACCCACCGAAGCCGCCGCTGTCGTGGTGGGATACGTGATACTCGTGAGCGCCTTTATATACAAAACACTGGGACCCAAAAAACTCTACAAAATATTGATCAAGACCGTGATGAATATCGGATATATAAGCTTTATGATCGCGGCTGCCTTTGTCGTCAGTTATGTGATGTCCCGTGAGCAGGTTCCAGCATTATTGACGACAACATTCATGAAATGGGGATTGCTTAACAGCAAATGGCTCCTACTAATGAGTGCGAACATTCTTTACTTTATCCTCGGAATGTTCATAGACGTCTCCGCCATTCAACTTGTAGTGATTCCCATGTTGTTGCCCTTGGTGCAAGCTGCTGGAATCGACCTCGTTCATTTTGGAATCGTGACGACCTTAAATCTCATGCTGGCTCTCGATACACCACCTTATGGACAGACAGGATACATCACTAGCGCCATCAGTGGAACACCTGTTGGAGAAGTTTTCAAAGAAATGTTAAAATATTGGATACCTCTTGAGGTCCTTGCTCTTTTGATAATCACATACTGGCCAGACTTCGTTCTATTCCTACCAAGGCTCTTTGGTTACCGAGGTTAA
- a CDS encoding rhamnulokinase, producing the protein MKGFLAIDIGASGGKSLLGIFDGEKLELKEIYRFPNIPVVVNGHTHWDILCLYNNVLECIKKAARIPGIELDTVGIDTWGVDFGLLDKDGFLLGNPFHYRNMFKTNVMEHAINKVGKEWIFKRAPAQFKPFNTLYQLIAFKERQLSYLEKAHTLLMMPSLFSYFLTGEKVIEFTMATTTQLYNPFHNIWDKEILDIFGIPDILPKIVPSGTILGTINTRNFEWLKNDVKVVLPASHDTGSAVASIPTDDPGVMFISIGTWAVEGVILDEPMISEKVIQLNFANEGCHGRRYRLLQNITGLWLIQELLRKWKEKNHNLDYKVLEELAKNAPPFQGMIDPDSHEFQNPDDMEVAIVKNAKELSGKTPRSNGEIVRIALEGIALKTRLIKDQLEMLTGRKIDKVHMIGGGVKNKLLCQLIANATNLPVETGPIEGTAIGNIIVQMIASGYLRDLKEGHEIIRRSFNFEIFEPQQGQHWNDMYEKWKELRTAFK; encoded by the coding sequence GTGAAAGGCTTCTTGGCAATAGATATTGGAGCATCCGGCGGGAAAAGTCTTCTTGGAATCTTTGACGGAGAAAAATTAGAATTGAAGGAAATTTATAGATTTCCGAATATTCCAGTAGTGGTAAATGGTCATACGCACTGGGATATCCTTTGTCTGTACAATAATGTTCTTGAATGTATAAAAAAGGCTGCAAGAATCCCGGGAATTGAGCTAGATACTGTTGGTATTGATACATGGGGAGTGGATTTTGGCCTTTTGGATAAAGACGGCTTTTTACTCGGTAATCCCTTTCATTATCGCAATATGTTTAAGACAAATGTTATGGAACATGCAATTAATAAGGTAGGGAAAGAATGGATTTTCAAGCGTGCACCGGCACAGTTCAAACCATTCAATACGCTTTATCAATTAATAGCTTTTAAAGAACGACAATTGAGCTACCTTGAAAAGGCACATACTTTGCTTATGATGCCGTCTTTGTTCAGTTATTTCCTTACCGGAGAAAAGGTCATAGAATTTACCATGGCGACGACTACGCAGCTGTATAACCCATTTCACAACATCTGGGACAAAGAGATCTTGGATATCTTTGGAATCCCAGACATTTTGCCCAAAATCGTTCCCTCCGGAACAATTCTTGGAACTATTAACACAAGAAACTTCGAATGGTTGAAAAACGATGTGAAGGTTGTTTTGCCAGCTTCCCATGATACTGGTTCTGCGGTTGCATCTATACCAACTGATGACCCCGGAGTTATGTTCATCAGCATTGGTACATGGGCTGTGGAAGGGGTTATCCTTGATGAACCCATGATAAGCGAAAAGGTTATCCAGCTAAATTTTGCGAATGAAGGATGCCATGGTAGGAGATACAGATTGCTTCAGAATATAACCGGGTTATGGTTAATTCAAGAACTATTACGAAAATGGAAGGAGAAAAATCACAATCTCGACTATAAAGTTCTGGAAGAATTGGCAAAAAACGCACCTCCGTTTCAAGGAATGATCGATCCTGATTCTCATGAATTCCAGAACCCTGATGATATGGAGGTTGCGATTGTAAAGAACGCAAAGGAACTTTCAGGTAAAACTCCCCGTAGCAACGGTGAGATTGTTAGAATAGCGTTAGAAGGAATAGCGTTAAAAACGAGACTTATAAAAGATCAACTTGAGATGCTTACAGGTAGGAAAATTGATAAGGTACATATGATTGGAGGAGGAGTAAAGAACAAATTGCTGTGTCAGTTAATCGCCAACGCAACGAACTTGCCTGTTGAAACCGGTCCAATTGAAGGAACAGCTATTGGAAACATAATTGTTCAAATGATTGCTAGTGGTTATCTTAGAGATCTAAAAGAAGGTCATGAAATAATTCGCAGATCATTTAATTTTGAAATTTTCGAGCCGCAGCAAGGGCAACACTGGAATGATATGTACGAAAAATGGAAGGAACTAAGAACAGCATTTAAATGA